From a region of the Corallococcus coralloides DSM 2259 genome:
- a CDS encoding M16 family metallopeptidase yields the protein MKTRATVSLVLAAALSLAACAHHKPPHEEPPPTPQPEPGSVPAVPLNEPPPMHLVVQARADTPLVSLRLVFHTGSIDDPKGKEGLTALTAKLMAEGGTQQLTAAQLLEALYPMAAELKVFTDKEMTTLSGRVHQDFLPSFLLLFTDTLLQPRFDPAEFERLRANALNAVRNGLRSEDDETLGKVGLDALIYAGHPYAHYTGGTVQGLQSITLEDVKAHARRVFTQDRLVIGLAGPVDANLQQTMTSRLSALPAKGAPRVELPTVKSSAGRTLILQKPTLSTAVSMGFVTPMRRGDPDFFPVAFALSNLGEHRQFIGVLFNELREQRGLNYGDYAYAEHFIEDRGNGTFNRTNLVRTQQDVSIWLRPVVPANAVFATRGAVFFLERMSKEPLTPERFNLVRGFLQGYTRLWEQTDQRRLGFAIDSLYYGTPHFLDAYRSALTTMTPESVQAAVKRQLSPEKLALVYVTEDAQGLAEKLKSGAPSPITYASPKPPELLKLDELIIQQKLPVRPDAVQIVPASGFMER from the coding sequence ATGAAGACCCGCGCTACCGTGTCGCTCGTCCTGGCCGCCGCGCTGTCGCTCGCCGCCTGCGCCCACCACAAGCCCCCCCATGAGGAACCGCCCCCGACGCCGCAGCCCGAACCGGGCTCCGTGCCCGCGGTGCCGCTGAACGAGCCGCCGCCGATGCACCTCGTGGTGCAGGCCCGGGCGGACACGCCCCTCGTCAGCCTGCGGCTCGTCTTCCACACGGGCTCCATCGACGACCCGAAGGGCAAGGAGGGCCTCACCGCCCTCACCGCGAAGCTGATGGCGGAGGGCGGCACGCAGCAGCTCACCGCCGCGCAGCTGCTGGAAGCGCTCTACCCCATGGCCGCCGAGCTCAAGGTCTTCACCGACAAGGAGATGACCACCCTCTCCGGCCGCGTCCACCAGGACTTCCTGCCCTCGTTCCTGCTGCTCTTCACGGACACGCTGCTCCAGCCGCGCTTCGACCCTGCGGAGTTCGAGCGCCTGCGCGCCAACGCGCTCAATGCCGTGCGCAACGGCCTGCGCAGTGAAGACGACGAGACGCTCGGCAAGGTGGGCCTGGACGCGCTCATCTACGCGGGGCACCCGTACGCCCACTACACCGGTGGCACCGTGCAGGGGCTCCAGTCCATCACGCTGGAAGACGTGAAGGCGCACGCGCGCCGCGTCTTCACGCAGGACCGGCTCGTCATCGGGCTCGCGGGTCCGGTGGACGCGAACCTCCAGCAGACCATGACCTCGCGCCTGAGCGCGCTGCCCGCCAAGGGCGCGCCCCGGGTGGAGCTGCCCACCGTGAAGTCCTCCGCGGGGCGCACGCTCATCCTCCAGAAGCCCACGCTCTCCACCGCCGTGAGCATGGGCTTCGTCACGCCGATGCGCCGGGGTGACCCGGACTTCTTCCCCGTGGCGTTCGCGCTGTCGAACCTGGGCGAGCACCGCCAGTTCATCGGCGTGCTCTTCAACGAGCTTCGCGAGCAGCGCGGCCTCAACTACGGCGACTACGCCTACGCCGAGCACTTCATCGAGGACCGGGGCAACGGCACCTTCAACCGCACCAACCTGGTGCGCACCCAGCAGGACGTGTCCATCTGGCTGCGCCCCGTGGTGCCCGCCAACGCCGTGTTCGCCACCCGCGGCGCGGTGTTCTTCCTGGAGCGCATGTCGAAGGAGCCGCTCACCCCGGAGCGCTTCAACCTGGTGCGCGGCTTCCTCCAGGGCTACACGCGCCTGTGGGAGCAGACCGACCAGCGACGGCTGGGCTTCGCCATCGACTCGCTCTACTACGGCACGCCCCACTTCCTGGACGCCTACCGCTCCGCGCTGACGACGATGACGCCGGAGTCCGTGCAGGCCGCCGTCAAACGGCAGCTCTCCCCGGAGAAGCTGGCGCTCGTCTACGTCACGGAGGACGCGCAGGGACTGGCGGAGAAGCTGAAGTCCGGCGCGCCTTCGCCCATCACCTACGCGTCACCCAAGCCACCGGAGCTGCTCAAGCTGGATGAGCTCATCATCCAGCAGAAGCTGCCGGTGCGCCCGGACGCCGTCCAGATCGTCCCAGCGTCGGGGTTCATGGAGCGCTGA
- a CDS encoding DUF3616 domain-containing protein has protein sequence MKRWLLWGCVLVAGCGTREANVRRDALPAAPANTVVFEGSCDASGAVELGQGLFVVADDEDNILRVYDARKGGRPLRTVDLTPSLDLPVKKKPPETDIEAGSRLGNLAFWLTSHGRNSAGKKQPARLRFFATGVEDPEHVQVVGQPYTQLLEDLLADARLAPYGLAQAEPLPPKEPGGLNIEGMTAMLDAPGMLIGFRSPLTQGKALVVPLLNPEAVVRDGATARFGEPRLLELGGLGIRSLSSWRGRYLIMAGATASEAKSRLFTWKGGDDAPVPVTSVDLSGVNPEAFFTPDTSEDILLLSDDGTVQVDGVECKRQKDPALKRFRGVWTALPESP, from the coding sequence ATGAAACGGTGGCTCCTGTGGGGATGTGTCCTGGTGGCGGGCTGTGGCACCCGCGAGGCGAACGTGCGGCGAGACGCGCTGCCCGCCGCGCCCGCGAACACGGTCGTCTTCGAAGGCAGCTGTGACGCGTCCGGCGCGGTGGAGCTGGGCCAGGGCCTGTTCGTGGTGGCGGACGACGAGGACAACATCCTGCGCGTCTACGATGCGCGGAAGGGCGGCCGTCCGCTGCGCACGGTGGACCTGACGCCGTCGCTCGATTTGCCGGTGAAGAAGAAGCCGCCGGAGACGGACATCGAAGCGGGCTCGCGGCTGGGCAACCTGGCCTTCTGGCTCACGTCGCATGGCCGCAACAGCGCCGGAAAGAAGCAGCCCGCGCGCCTGCGCTTCTTCGCCACCGGCGTGGAAGACCCCGAGCACGTGCAGGTCGTCGGGCAGCCGTACACGCAGCTCCTGGAGGACCTGCTCGCGGACGCGAGGCTCGCGCCGTACGGGCTCGCGCAGGCGGAGCCGCTGCCGCCCAAGGAGCCCGGTGGGCTCAACATCGAAGGCATGACGGCGATGCTGGACGCGCCCGGGATGCTGATTGGTTTCCGCAGTCCGCTGACGCAAGGCAAGGCGCTGGTGGTGCCGCTCCTGAACCCGGAGGCGGTGGTGCGCGACGGCGCGACCGCGCGCTTCGGGGAGCCCCGGCTGCTGGAGCTGGGCGGGCTGGGCATCCGCTCGCTGTCGTCGTGGCGGGGGCGCTACCTCATCATGGCGGGGGCCACCGCCTCCGAGGCGAAGTCGCGGCTGTTCACCTGGAAGGGCGGGGACGATGCGCCAGTGCCGGTGACGTCGGTGGACCTGTCGGGCGTGAACCCGGAGGCGTTCTTCACGCCCGACACGTCGGAGGACATCCTGCTGCTCAGCGACGACGGCACCGTCCAGGTGGACGGCGTGGAGTGCAAGCGCCAGAAGGATCCGGCGCTCAAGCGCTTCCGCGGCGTGTGGACGGCGTTGCCGGAAAGCCCCTGA
- a CDS encoding OmpA family protein, producing the protein MQCPDSEPSWSRSACGAALRLAVLGLLLTTAAAHAQPDPFSRGFDAVPVKPTAAQDSGIGLEGATVEPVGSYRGALLFDFNWRILALKLGDEKLGNLLPYRLDAHLLFSYQLLERLELGVDLPVTLLQGDNFSLLGDALNSPDFPGAAGVSGTTLGDIRVLPRVSLLNPNHFPLGLALVTEVRLPTGSAQSFTGESGVVFAPRLALEKRLGPVRVLGNAGVLVRPAAQYLNLRVDDELTLGAGGIVDLPDISRLREVKATAEMHLRTPLARPFNFDQADSLKSPWELLVGARAKVWGDWGVELDVGRGLNVTTGYGREALRVMLALRYDKTFKDEGPDSDGDGVPDVRDRCPTQPEDKDDFEDFDGCPDPDNDGDGVADGEDACPNKPGPKESKGCPVEPDKDTDGDGVMDPLDKCITVPGPKDFDGCPDTDYDEIPDGEDDCPDVAGPPENNGCPYDAPPYVVVESDRIRIKGNILFETGSAVIQKQSYPLLDEVATVLTKNPTLGPVQIEGHTDNKGSRALNMDLSNRRAKSVLEYLTKKGIDRKRLTSQGFGFDRPIATNDTALGRAKNRRVDFKLVKSEIESGPKETIVPHGQPPPPGTEPVPGPGAPPATPAPGAGTTPAGKK; encoded by the coding sequence ATGCAATGCCCCGACTCCGAACCTTCGTGGAGCCGGTCCGCGTGCGGCGCGGCCCTGCGACTCGCGGTCCTGGGCCTGCTGCTCACCACGGCAGCGGCCCATGCTCAGCCTGACCCCTTCTCCCGAGGCTTCGACGCCGTCCCGGTGAAACCCACGGCCGCGCAGGACAGCGGCATTGGCCTGGAAGGCGCCACCGTGGAACCGGTGGGCAGCTACCGGGGCGCGCTGCTCTTCGACTTCAACTGGCGCATCCTCGCGCTGAAGCTGGGTGACGAGAAGCTGGGGAACCTGCTGCCGTACCGGCTGGACGCGCACCTGCTCTTCTCCTACCAGCTGCTGGAGCGGTTGGAGCTGGGCGTGGACCTGCCCGTCACGCTCCTGCAGGGCGACAACTTCTCGCTCCTGGGGGACGCGCTGAACTCGCCGGACTTCCCCGGCGCCGCGGGCGTCAGCGGCACCACGCTGGGCGACATCCGCGTGCTGCCGCGCGTGAGCCTCTTGAACCCGAACCACTTCCCGTTGGGGCTCGCGCTCGTCACGGAAGTGCGGCTGCCCACCGGCAGCGCGCAGAGCTTCACGGGTGAGAGCGGCGTGGTGTTCGCCCCGCGCCTGGCCCTGGAGAAGCGGCTGGGGCCCGTGCGCGTGCTGGGCAACGCGGGCGTGCTGGTGCGCCCCGCGGCGCAGTACCTCAACCTGCGCGTGGACGACGAGCTGACGCTGGGCGCGGGCGGCATCGTGGACCTGCCGGACATCAGCCGGCTGCGCGAGGTGAAGGCCACCGCGGAAATGCACCTGCGCACGCCGCTGGCGCGCCCCTTCAACTTCGACCAGGCGGATTCGCTCAAGTCGCCGTGGGAGCTGCTGGTGGGCGCCCGCGCGAAGGTGTGGGGCGACTGGGGCGTGGAGCTGGACGTGGGCCGCGGCCTCAACGTCACCACCGGCTACGGCCGTGAGGCCCTGCGGGTCATGCTGGCGCTGCGCTACGACAAGACCTTCAAGGACGAGGGCCCAGACTCCGACGGCGACGGCGTGCCCGACGTGCGCGACCGCTGCCCCACGCAGCCCGAGGACAAGGACGACTTCGAGGACTTCGACGGCTGCCCGGATCCGGACAACGACGGCGACGGCGTGGCGGACGGCGAGGACGCGTGCCCCAACAAGCCCGGCCCGAAGGAAAGCAAGGGCTGCCCGGTGGAGCCGGACAAGGACACCGACGGCGACGGCGTCATGGACCCGCTGGACAAGTGCATCACGGTACCCGGCCCGAAGGACTTCGACGGCTGCCCGGACACGGACTACGACGAGATTCCGGACGGCGAGGACGACTGCCCCGACGTGGCCGGCCCGCCGGAGAACAACGGCTGCCCGTACGACGCTCCGCCCTACGTGGTGGTGGAGTCGGACCGCATCCGCATCAAGGGCAACATCCTGTTCGAGACGGGCTCCGCGGTCATCCAGAAGCAGTCGTACCCGCTGCTGGACGAGGTGGCGACGGTGCTCACCAAGAACCCGACGCTGGGGCCCGTGCAGATTGAAGGGCACACGGACAACAAGGGTTCGCGTGCGCTCAACATGGACCTGTCCAACCGGCGCGCGAAGTCGGTGCTCGAGTACCTGACGAAGAAGGGCATCGACCGCAAGCGCCTCACGTCGCAGGGCTTCGGGTTCGACCGGCCCATCGCCACCAACGACACGGCGCTCGGCCGCGCGAAGAACCGGCGCGTGGACTTCAAGCTCGTGAAGTCGGAGATCGAATCCGGCCCGAAGGAGACCATCGTCCCCCACGGCCAGCCGCCGCCGCCCGGCACCGAGCCGGTCCCCGGACCGGGGGCGCCGCCCGCGACTCCCGCACCTGGCGCGGGCACGACGCCGGCGGGCAAGAAGTAA
- a CDS encoding FBP domain-containing protein, translating into MFLIETEKEFLDAFRPRDRKFVELPKDTRFPLFVRDYLAWVDPYGVRVFLVFTAPGSKRPTGIAFRRDQQGDPASPHMCEWCHTSTGADVGLLTTDANSKRRVGTNLCLDLRCGERLEAVTNRAGQSVLDNNKKLVERMARFAKEALGIDGNPDA; encoded by the coding sequence ATGTTCCTCATCGAGACCGAGAAAGAGTTCCTGGACGCGTTCCGCCCCCGGGACCGCAAGTTCGTCGAGCTGCCGAAGGACACCCGGTTCCCGCTCTTCGTGCGGGACTACCTCGCGTGGGTGGACCCCTACGGCGTGCGCGTCTTCCTGGTGTTCACCGCCCCCGGCAGCAAGCGGCCCACGGGCATCGCCTTCCGCAGGGATCAGCAGGGGGACCCGGCGTCGCCCCACATGTGTGAGTGGTGCCACACCTCCACCGGAGCGGACGTGGGACTGCTCACCACGGATGCCAACTCGAAGCGCCGGGTGGGCACGAACCTCTGCCTGGACCTGCGCTGCGGCGAGCGGCTGGAGGCCGTGACGAACCGCGCGGGGCAGAGCGTCCTGGACAACAACAAGAAGCTCGTCGAGCGAATGGCCCGCTTCGCGAAAGAGGCCCTGGGCATCGACGGCAACCCGGACGCCTGA
- a CDS encoding FBP domain-containing protein has translation MFRIESEKELLRAFRSRDRKHVELPKGTQLPLFVRNYLSWVDPYGVRVFLVFVAPGGKQATGIAFRRDQQGDPALAPKMCDWCRTSTDAEIGLLTTDVDSKRRVGVNLCLDLRCGERLEAQADRSGRSLQDDTAQLIERMARFASEALGYAPGSDA, from the coding sequence ATGTTCCGAATCGAGTCAGAGAAAGAGTTGCTGCGTGCGTTCCGCTCCAGGGATCGCAAGCACGTCGAACTGCCCAAGGGCACCCAGCTCCCGCTCTTCGTGCGGAACTACCTTTCGTGGGTGGATCCGTATGGGGTGCGCGTCTTCCTGGTGTTCGTCGCCCCCGGGGGCAAGCAGGCCACGGGCATCGCCTTCCGCAGGGACCAGCAGGGAGACCCGGCGTTGGCGCCCAAGATGTGTGACTGGTGCCGGACGTCCACCGATGCGGAGATCGGCCTGCTCACCACGGATGTGGATTCGAAGCGCCGGGTGGGCGTGAACCTCTGCCTGGACCTGCGCTGCGGTGAGCGGCTGGAGGCGCAGGCGGACCGGTCCGGTCGCAGCCTCCAGGACGACACCGCGCAGTTGATTGAACGCATGGCGCGCTTCGCGAGCGAAGCGTTGGGGTACGCGCCCGGCTCGGATGCGTAG
- a CDS encoding Ig-like domain-containing protein has translation MHISLRILLPLLVIGLGGIACGDGASSTNQPPTVSDTVSAPTALVAGTTGTLTVTASDPDGDPLTYTWMQVDPSPQGTWVGGTHGESAQWYSPVVGTETAFTFHVSVSDGVNPPVVRTVTLPVSVPRYGADVQSLWNSGQCTNCHGKAGNLSLASTSSHASLVNVTARACGTLQRVMPGDPDNSALVRKMEGTACGDRMPTGKPEYFDQHPGLNVLVRSWILAGAAND, from the coding sequence ATGCACATTTCCCTACGGATCCTGCTGCCCCTGCTGGTCATCGGGCTGGGAGGTATCGCCTGTGGCGATGGTGCCTCCTCCACCAACCAACCGCCCACCGTGAGCGACACCGTCTCCGCGCCCACGGCCCTGGTCGCGGGAACGACCGGCACCCTGACCGTCACCGCGAGCGATCCTGACGGAGACCCGCTGACCTACACGTGGATGCAGGTCGACCCCTCCCCCCAGGGCACCTGGGTGGGCGGCACCCACGGCGAGAGCGCGCAGTGGTACTCGCCCGTCGTGGGCACGGAGACCGCGTTCACCTTCCACGTGAGCGTCTCGGATGGCGTGAACCCGCCCGTGGTGCGGACCGTCACCCTGCCCGTGTCGGTGCCCCGCTATGGCGCGGACGTCCAATCGCTGTGGAACTCCGGGCAGTGCACGAACTGCCACGGCAAGGCCGGCAACCTGAGCCTGGCCTCGACCAGCAGCCACGCGAGCCTGGTCAACGTCACCGCCAGGGCCTGCGGCACCCTCCAGCGCGTCATGCCCGGCGACCCGGACAACTCGGCGCTCGTGCGCAAGATGGAGGGCACGGCGTGCGGCGACCGCATGCCCACGGGCAAGCCGGAGTACTTCGACCAGCACCCGGGCCTGAACGTCCTGGTCCGCTCGTGGATCCTCGCGGGCGCGGCCAACGACTGA
- a CDS encoding LysR family transcriptional regulator, translated as MVLFAEVVATASITSAAERLGLRKSTVSRRLAALEERLGIRLLERNTRRLRLTEAGREYHAHCARLVAEAREVNAAVSESRGTPQGTLRIATLSLLGELLTPVIAELLLHHPRLRVEVSLAQTHVDLIAEEYDLALRTGPLADSSLMARRLGRLRTGYYASPHYLSRHGTPRTPEALTTHECILLAESGTDEVWFFGEGRSARTVPVTGRLRVPSERAGQAAARAGLGIVRLAASLVADDVRAGLLVPVLEADTPPGLPIFAVYPSSRQLPLKVRAFLKLLSARGAALPWEEE; from the coding sequence ATGGTCCTCTTCGCGGAGGTGGTGGCGACGGCCAGCATCACCTCCGCGGCGGAGCGCCTGGGCCTGCGCAAGTCCACGGTGAGCCGCCGGCTGGCCGCCCTGGAGGAGCGCCTGGGCATCCGGCTGCTCGAGCGCAACACGCGCAGGCTCCGTCTCACGGAAGCGGGCCGCGAGTACCACGCGCACTGCGCGCGGCTCGTCGCCGAGGCCCGCGAGGTGAACGCGGCGGTGAGCGAGTCGCGCGGCACGCCCCAGGGCACGCTGCGCATCGCCACGCTGTCGCTGCTGGGCGAGCTGCTCACGCCCGTCATCGCGGAGCTGCTGCTGCACCATCCCCGGCTGCGCGTGGAGGTGTCGCTCGCGCAGACGCACGTGGACCTCATCGCGGAGGAGTACGACCTGGCGCTGCGCACCGGGCCGCTCGCGGACTCGTCGCTGATGGCGCGCAGGCTCGGGCGCCTGCGCACGGGCTACTACGCCAGCCCGCACTACTTGAGCCGCCACGGCACGCCCCGCACGCCCGAAGCGCTGACGACCCATGAGTGCATCCTCCTGGCCGAGTCCGGCACCGACGAGGTGTGGTTCTTCGGCGAAGGCCGGAGCGCGCGCACCGTGCCGGTGACAGGCCGCCTGCGCGTGCCGAGCGAGCGCGCGGGCCAGGCGGCGGCGCGAGCGGGGCTGGGCATCGTGCGGCTCGCGGCGTCACTGGTGGCGGACGACGTGCGCGCCGGGCTGCTCGTCCCCGTGCTGGAAGCGGACACGCCCCCGGGCCTGCCCATCTTCGCCGTCTACCCGAGCAGCCGGCAGCTGCCCCTCAAGGTGCGCGCCTTCCTGAAGCTGCTGTCCGCGCGCGGCGCCGCGCTCCCGTGGGAGGAGGAATAG
- the trxA gene encoding thioredoxin yields the protein MAGDVIELGDAEFQREVLESNEPVLVDFTATWCPPCRVLAPVIDSLAAEYKGRMKMAKLNVDDHPRTPEQYGIRAMPTLLFFKGGKVVKQVVGAVPRAKLEEAVRQVL from the coding sequence ATGGCTGGCGACGTCATCGAGCTGGGAGACGCGGAGTTCCAACGCGAGGTGCTGGAGTCGAACGAGCCGGTGCTGGTGGACTTCACCGCCACCTGGTGCCCGCCGTGCCGGGTCCTCGCGCCGGTCATCGACTCGCTAGCCGCCGAGTACAAGGGCCGGATGAAGATGGCCAAGCTCAACGTGGACGACCATCCGAGGACGCCCGAGCAGTACGGCATCCGCGCCATGCCCACCCTGCTGTTCTTCAAGGGCGGGAAGGTGGTGAAGCAGGTCGTGGGCGCCGTGCCCAGGGCGAAGCTGGAGGAGGCCGTGCGCCAGGTGCTCTGA
- a CDS encoding TlpA family protein disulfide reductase, which translates to MTQQAGTEGTPPPGARGDKAKTALSVVAVLGLAALAFLGVREAQRARLVPDGVSPPTFQLTKHEGGSLALSDLKGSVVMLDFWATWCPPCREEMPYLVKLAKEYESQGLVFVAASRDEGSTASQEVDYFLQRFQPDLRPYVVYADDNVARAFQVNALPTLYFLDRDGKVIDAQRGMLSEDGLRRRIERALKR; encoded by the coding sequence ATGACACAGCAGGCTGGGACGGAAGGGACGCCGCCGCCGGGCGCGCGCGGGGACAAGGCCAAGACGGCGCTGTCCGTGGTGGCGGTGCTGGGGCTGGCGGCGCTGGCGTTCCTGGGCGTGCGCGAGGCGCAGCGGGCGCGGCTGGTACCGGACGGCGTGTCGCCGCCGACCTTCCAGCTGACGAAGCACGAGGGCGGCTCGCTCGCGCTGTCGGACCTGAAGGGGAGCGTGGTGATGCTCGACTTCTGGGCCACGTGGTGCCCGCCGTGCCGCGAGGAGATGCCGTATCTGGTGAAGCTGGCCAAGGAGTACGAGTCCCAGGGGCTCGTCTTCGTGGCGGCCAGCCGGGACGAGGGCTCCACGGCGTCGCAGGAGGTGGACTACTTCCTCCAGCGCTTCCAGCCGGACCTGCGGCCGTACGTCGTCTACGCGGACGACAACGTGGCGCGCGCATTCCAGGTGAATGCGCTGCCCACGCTCTACTTCCTGGACCGGGACGGCAAGGTCATCGACGCGCAGCGCGGCATGCTGTCCGAGGACGGCCTGCGCCGCCGCATCGAGCGCGCCCTCAAGCGCTAG
- a CDS encoding CFI-box-CTERM domain-containing protein, with protein sequence MQPEELIRAAQTRAAGLDVGRGDAALERVRAQASALFAKLPEPPVYRRAEDPSRKAAQALLPEMERVLAEAFAVAREPAVSPLVDRLVAALRAHAEALVHTADGRLEAAELAWRKAQELERAAHPTRQMVGQPPRPAPVFDKGSGLSRYDPRNAAQATVKLVCPNTGCKRMGDYAFIPTHAYHRFVCPACRVPFLAYFGELKGLEVEHRRSSKRYLFTVDEVGSTVTTRIDFEEAGGQEFPAARRDLLAFLYTEQRELKVVVNLTNGKLMWVSPASSCFVVTAAFGEGAPELVAFRAFRDDVLRKSRLGQGFIDGYYYWGPPLAAWVVRRPRVRAGVRWALTRVHGRLTRKERG encoded by the coding sequence TTGCAGCCCGAAGAACTCATCAGGGCCGCCCAGACGCGGGCGGCGGGATTGGACGTGGGGCGGGGGGACGCGGCGCTGGAGCGCGTGCGGGCCCAGGCCTCGGCGTTGTTCGCGAAACTTCCGGAGCCCCCGGTGTACCGGCGGGCGGAGGACCCGTCTCGCAAGGCGGCCCAGGCGCTGCTTCCAGAGATGGAGCGGGTGCTGGCGGAGGCCTTCGCGGTGGCGCGCGAGCCGGCGGTGTCGCCGCTGGTGGACCGCCTGGTGGCGGCCCTGCGCGCGCATGCCGAAGCGCTGGTGCACACCGCGGATGGCCGGCTGGAGGCGGCGGAGCTGGCGTGGCGGAAGGCCCAGGAGCTGGAGCGGGCCGCGCACCCCACGCGGCAGATGGTGGGCCAGCCGCCGCGGCCGGCGCCGGTGTTCGACAAGGGCTCGGGCCTGTCGCGCTACGACCCTCGCAACGCGGCCCAGGCGACCGTGAAGCTGGTGTGCCCCAACACGGGCTGCAAGCGCATGGGGGACTACGCCTTCATCCCGACGCACGCCTACCACCGCTTCGTCTGCCCGGCGTGCCGGGTGCCCTTCCTGGCCTACTTCGGTGAATTGAAGGGGCTGGAGGTGGAGCACCGGCGCAGCTCCAAGCGCTACCTCTTCACGGTGGATGAGGTGGGCAGCACCGTCACCACGCGCATCGACTTCGAGGAGGCGGGCGGACAGGAGTTCCCCGCCGCGCGGCGCGACCTCCTGGCCTTCCTCTACACAGAGCAGCGGGAGCTGAAGGTCGTGGTGAACCTCACCAACGGCAAGCTGATGTGGGTGAGCCCCGCGTCGTCGTGCTTCGTGGTGACGGCGGCCTTTGGCGAGGGCGCGCCGGAGCTGGTGGCCTTCCGGGCCTTCCGCGACGACGTGCTCAGGAAGAGCCGGCTCGGTCAGGGGTTCATCGACGGATACTATTATTGGGGCCCTCCGCTGGCGGCGTGGGTGGTGCGCCGGCCGCGAGTTCGGGCCGGGGTGCGCTGGGCCCTGACGCGGGTGCACGGCCGCCTGACACGGAAGGAACGCGGATGA
- a CDS encoding S1C family serine protease, whose protein sequence is MGWTRFGGGIKLAVLACALGTAGSAGARTPGKLWLESQNRAVSRQHSNLSEVARKAMPAVVSITTRQDLAEVAPGEEPQRGIGSGFIIHPDGYILTSAHVVDGASEVTISIRSANGYVEEFPATVVGEDERTDCALLKVDAPRKLPVLKLASASHVGIADWVVVIGNPFGLAHSVTVGVVSYVGRTDVTPNGRDGDFDYLQMDASINPGNSGGPVLDLHGDVVAVANAVNVSGQGIGFAIPIDIAKTVIPQLKAHGRMRRGWMGISVQDFSPEVAQAFNLNPRGRGVVVTDVVEDGPAARAGLRTGDVILNMDRLSVERAHTLRWQVAARGVGQRIRLNLRRLGRPMTLKVKLEDLPLVESPPSTLASGGTPGERAAGARSVLEELLSPVPRTQSGRSGGIPKADEGLAAP, encoded by the coding sequence ATGGGTTGGACGCGGTTCGGGGGCGGCATCAAGTTGGCGGTGCTGGCGTGCGCGCTGGGGACAGCGGGCAGCGCCGGGGCCCGCACGCCCGGGAAGTTGTGGCTGGAGTCGCAGAACCGCGCCGTCTCCCGGCAGCACTCCAACCTCAGTGAAGTGGCCCGCAAGGCGATGCCGGCCGTGGTGTCCATCACCACGCGCCAGGACCTCGCGGAGGTGGCTCCGGGCGAGGAGCCCCAGCGCGGCATCGGCTCCGGCTTCATCATCCATCCGGACGGCTACATCCTCACCAGCGCGCACGTGGTGGACGGGGCCTCGGAGGTCACCATCTCCATCCGCAGCGCCAACGGCTACGTGGAGGAGTTCCCCGCCACGGTGGTGGGCGAGGACGAGCGCACGGACTGCGCGCTCCTCAAGGTGGACGCGCCCCGGAAGCTGCCGGTGCTGAAGCTCGCGTCCGCGTCCCATGTGGGCATCGCGGACTGGGTGGTCGTCATCGGCAACCCGTTCGGGCTGGCGCACTCCGTGACGGTGGGCGTGGTGAGCTACGTGGGCCGCACGGACGTGACGCCCAACGGTCGCGACGGCGACTTCGACTACCTGCAGATGGACGCCTCCATCAACCCGGGCAACTCCGGCGGGCCGGTGCTCGACTTGCACGGCGACGTGGTGGCGGTGGCCAACGCCGTCAACGTGTCCGGCCAGGGCATCGGGTTCGCCATCCCCATCGACATCGCGAAGACGGTGATTCCGCAGCTCAAGGCCCACGGGCGCATGCGCCGCGGGTGGATGGGCATCAGCGTGCAGGACTTCTCCCCGGAGGTGGCGCAGGCCTTCAACCTGAACCCGCGCGGCCGGGGCGTGGTGGTGACGGACGTGGTGGAGGACGGCCCGGCGGCCCGCGCGGGCCTGCGCACCGGGGACGTCATCCTGAACATGGACCGGCTGTCCGTGGAGCGGGCGCACACCCTGCGCTGGCAGGTGGCCGCGCGAGGCGTGGGCCAGCGCATCCGGCTCAACCTGCGCCGGCTGGGCCGCCCCATGACGCTGAAGGTGAAGCTGGAGGACCTGCCCCTGGTGGAGTCGCCGCCGTCCACGCTGGCCTCGGGTGGCACACCGGGCGAGCGCGCCGCCGGTGCCCGCTCCGTGCTGGAGGAGCTGCTCTCCCCGGTGCCGCGCACCCAGTCCGGCCGCTCCGGGGGCATTCCCAAGGCCGATGAAGGCCTGGCTGCCCCCTGA